From the Candoia aspera isolate rCanAsp1 chromosome 3, rCanAsp1.hap2, whole genome shotgun sequence genome, the window GGGTTTGAGCTGGAGAACGACTCGGCTTCTACCCGTGGGCCTCTATAGGTCGACGGCCTCCCCGGAGGCGGCCTTGGGCTCTTCCCCTGAGCGCGAGGTCACCTTGAACTGGCGCCGCAGGAACCCCCCGTAGCGCTTCTGCTTGTCCCACCGGAGCTTGGGACGGATCCTGCGCATGAAGCCCCCGTAGCGTTTGTGCAGGTCCTCCAGGCCGCCCCCGTCCTCCTCGGCCCCCGCCGTGCCGGAGCCTCGCTTGGGGTATTTGCGCAGGAAGCCCCCGTAGCGTTTCCTCTCCGCCTTGAGGGAGCCCGGATCGGGTGCCTCGCCGTGGGAGACCAGATCCCCAAGATCCAGCGCCTCGGGGTCATCCTCTTCTGCCCCTGGCTCCGAGTCTGCGCTCTCCCCGCTCTTCTGGGAAAAGCCCCCGTACGCCTTGCTGACGTCCCTCTGGGGGAGGACGTTCTgttggagaagagaagagaacttgGGTTGAGTCGGGTCCTTCGCCCAGCTGCTGGGCCGTTTGATGCACTCAGCAGCATTCCCAGAGGCTGGCATTCGCCGCCTGGCCAGCCCTCTCCTCTTCACCCACCTGGGAGGATCTGCCCGCCTCCGCCTCCTTCGCCAAGGAGGTTAAGACCGAGAGGGCCCGCTTGCATTTCAACCACTCCGCGCTGGACAGCAGGGAGCCTTGGCACTCCAGAGCACAGCGCTGTAAAAAAACAGCAAAGAGAATGCTCTTCACTTGGGACCCCATTCTCCGTAGGGATCTTCTAGCCAGCCCAGTCGGCCTGTCAGCTTCCTTCCCTTCAAAACAGGCTTCTggttttctactttattctcGGGATGCTGGAGAACTTCCTTTCTGGTGGGCGGTAGCGAAGGATGCTCTTTGCTGAGGGTGGGGTTTCCTGCAATAGCTctttcttccatccttctgaagCTTCTGCAGA encodes:
- the PDYN gene encoding LOW QUALITY PROTEIN: proenkephalin-B (The sequence of the model RefSeq protein was modified relative to this genomic sequence to represent the inferred CDS: inserted 2 bases in 1 codon), which encodes MDWQLWGLALYLHVAFSASWDCLSQCSMCVLHGQDAEKPINPLRCALECQGSLLSSAEWLKCKRALSVLTSLAKEAEAGRSSQVGEEERAGQAANASLWEXAAECIKRPSSWAKDPTQPKFSSLLQQNVLPQRDVSKAYGGFSQKSGESADSEPGAEEDDPEALDLGDLVSHGEAPDPGSLKAERKRYGGFLRKYPKRGSGTAGAEEDGGGLEDLHKRYGGFMRRIRPKLRWDKQKRYGGFLRRQFKVTSRSGEEPKAASGEAVDL